A window from Chryseobacterium vaccae encodes these proteins:
- a CDS encoding HlyD family secretion protein: MLELLIAIYAGICWLLIKKLKLIPWTFTTQVVVYSLPIFGSIALILSLNYFCPITSDVKVGNRSVDITTQVLGKVKKVYVTTNQEVKKGDTLFVLDREPYVQEIKSLEAKLSNMKATVSSYNTDISASRKNIAGLQYQLDLANKRVAQYQELVQAGAANKFDLEQAITNVRDLQSRISAAQSQQQSLETKSNASYNGENSSVSEIQAKLDQAKWNLSQTVVLAPTDGVIPNVQLNEGAIMAPFKSAFVLIQKQQSVIGFFAQNELETVKKGDEVELALKTEPGKVVKARLEYVIDATSQGIMNNAGGMLGGNGSTAGLPDTARQLPETDGKLIAKFVLEDDQKQLTVGARGTAVIYSDHIKPLHLIRKVMVRVNSKINFLIPKLH; the protein is encoded by the coding sequence ATGCTTGAATTACTCATCGCCATATATGCCGGAATCTGCTGGCTGCTTATTAAAAAATTAAAACTTATTCCCTGGACATTCACAACTCAGGTTGTTGTTTATTCCCTTCCTATTTTTGGCTCTATTGCTTTAATATTAAGCCTCAATTATTTTTGTCCCATTACCTCAGATGTAAAGGTAGGAAACCGAAGTGTGGACATAACCACTCAGGTTCTGGGAAAGGTAAAGAAGGTGTATGTAACCACCAATCAGGAAGTAAAAAAAGGAGATACTTTATTTGTACTGGACAGGGAACCTTACGTACAGGAAATCAAATCTCTGGAGGCAAAACTCAGCAATATGAAAGCCACGGTAAGCTCTTATAATACAGATATTTCTGCATCCAGAAAAAACATTGCAGGACTTCAGTATCAGCTGGATCTGGCGAATAAGAGAGTGGCTCAGTATCAGGAATTGGTACAGGCCGGAGCAGCCAACAAATTTGATCTGGAACAGGCCATTACCAATGTACGTGATCTTCAATCACGTATCAGTGCAGCCCAATCACAACAGCAATCTCTGGAAACGAAATCCAATGCATCTTATAACGGTGAAAATTCATCGGTTTCGGAAATCCAGGCTAAACTGGACCAGGCTAAATGGAATCTTTCCCAAACGGTTGTTTTAGCTCCTACAGACGGGGTTATTCCCAATGTTCAGCTTAATGAAGGTGCTATCATGGCTCCTTTTAAATCAGCTTTTGTTTTAATTCAGAAGCAGCAGTCTGTTATTGGATTTTTTGCGCAAAACGAACTTGAAACGGTAAAAAAGGGGGATGAAGTTGAACTAGCCCTTAAAACAGAACCGGGTAAGGTGGTTAAAGCCAGACTTGAGTATGTAATTGATGCAACAAGCCAGGGGATTATGAACAATGCCGGAGGAATGCTTGGAGGAAACGGCTCTACCGCAGGGCTTCCTGATACTGCGAGACAATTACCGGAGACCGATGGAAAACTTATCGCAAAATTTGTACTGGAAGATGACCAGAAGCAGCTTACCGTTGGAGCCAGAGGAACTGCAGTGATTTATTCCGATCATATCAAACCGTTACATCTTATCCGAAAAGTAATGGTCCGTGTGAACAGTAAAATCAACTTCCTGATCCCAAAACTTCATTAA
- a CDS encoding CoA transferase subunit B: MLTKEQIAKRISKELKDRYYVNLGIGIPTLVANYVPEGISVEFQSENGVLGMGPFPFEGEEDADIINAGKQTITILEGGSFFDSAFSFGMIRGQKVDLTILGAMEVSENGDIANWKIPGKMVKGMGGAMDLVASAENIIVAMMHVNKAGESKILKKCTLPLTGVNCVKRVVTELAVLDVTPAGFKLVERAPGVSVEHIINSTEADLIIEGEIPEMQF; this comes from the coding sequence ATGCTTACAAAAGAACAAATTGCCAAAAGAATTTCAAAAGAACTGAAAGATCGCTATTATGTAAACCTGGGAATAGGAATTCCTACTTTGGTTGCCAACTATGTTCCGGAAGGTATTTCCGTAGAATTCCAGAGTGAAAACGGAGTTCTCGGGATGGGGCCTTTCCCTTTCGAAGGTGAAGAAGATGCCGATATCATCAATGCCGGAAAACAAACCATCACTATTTTAGAGGGAGGTTCATTCTTCGATTCTGCATTCAGTTTCGGGATGATCAGAGGCCAGAAAGTGGACTTGACCATTCTTGGGGCGATGGAGGTTTCTGAAAACGGGGATATTGCCAACTGGAAAATCCCTGGAAAAATGGTAAAAGGAATGGGAGGTGCTATGGATCTGGTAGCTTCCGCTGAAAATATCATCGTAGCTATGATGCATGTGAACAAAGCAGGAGAAAGCAAAATCCTTAAAAAATGTACCCTTCCGCTTACCGGAGTGAACTGCGTGAAAAGAGTAGTGACGGAACTGGCGGTTCTGGATGTTACCCCTGCAGGTTTCAAACTGGTAGAAAGAGCACCGGGAGTTTCGGTAGAACATATCATCAATTCCACAGAAGCAGATCTGATTATTGAAGGTGAAATTCCTGAAATGCAGTTTTAG
- a CDS encoding YeeE/YedE family protein: protein MIKEKEQDIRHQDAVCTNETNLDHKWYYHLKYLAAGIIFGIIFVKAEVISWFRIQEMFRLQSFHMYGIIGSAVLVGIISVWLIKKFKIKTIYGEPITIASKKFSKGQIYGGIIFGFGWAITGACPGPLFAQIGTGALAVSVTLLSAIAGTWVYGYFRDKLPH, encoded by the coding sequence ATGATAAAAGAAAAAGAACAGGATATCCGTCATCAGGATGCCGTTTGCACCAATGAGACCAATCTTGACCACAAATGGTATTATCATCTTAAATATCTCGCTGCCGGAATTATTTTCGGAATTATCTTCGTAAAAGCCGAAGTGATCAGCTGGTTCAGAATACAGGAAATGTTCCGCCTGCAGTCGTTCCACATGTACGGAATCATTGGTAGTGCGGTTTTAGTGGGAATAATTTCCGTTTGGCTGATCAAAAAGTTTAAAATTAAAACGATTTATGGTGAACCCATTACAATAGCATCCAAAAAGTTCAGTAAAGGGCAGATCTACGGTGGAATTATTTTTGGCTTTGGATGGGCTATTACAGGAGCCTGTCCGGGACCTCTTTTTGCCCAGATCGGAACGGGAGCATTGGCTGTAAGCGTTACTTTATTGAGTGCCATTGCCGGAACATGGGTTTATGGATATTTCAGAGATAAGTTACCCCATTAG
- a CDS encoding 3'-5' exonuclease: protein MKFSSDLVIYDLEGSCKTFGRNEINETNIIEIGAVKLDRKTFEIKSEFSILIKPKNFPILPEITDITNITNEMVENEKYFDEAILLFLDWYGEKNKSTLAGWGLYYDLPLLRKEFTEFGFDYNKYFVGGGFDIRALGVYWLAKKNISTSGISLERVLEKMNVKEDFKFHRALDDAKATALILQHILNEK from the coding sequence ATGAAATTTTCAAGTGATTTAGTGATTTATGATTTAGAAGGAAGTTGCAAAACTTTTGGAAGAAATGAAATAAATGAAACTAATATAATAGAAATAGGGGCTGTAAAATTAGATAGGAAAACTTTTGAAATAAAAAGCGAATTCTCAATTTTAATAAAACCAAAAAATTTTCCAATTCTACCTGAAATCACGGACATTACAAACATTACAAATGAAATGGTTGAAAATGAAAAGTATTTTGATGAAGCAATTCTCCTGTTTCTAGATTGGTATGGAGAAAAAAATAAATCAACTTTAGCTGGTTGGGGATTGTATTACGACTTGCCTCTTTTGAGGAAAGAATTTACGGAATTTGGATTTGATTATAATAAATATTTTGTTGGTGGAGGTTTTGACATCAGAGCACTGGGTGTTTACTGGCTGGCGAAAAAAAACATCTCTACCTCTGGAATTTCATTAGAAAGAGTGTTAGAAAAAATGAATGTAAAAGAAGATTTTAAGTTTCACAGGGCATTAGACGATGCAAAAGCAACAGCATTAATATTACAACACATTCTTAATGAAAAATAA
- a CDS encoding YeeE/YedE family protein encodes MLEIIKEPWPWYIAGPLIGLTVPALLILGNKSFGISSSLRHICAACVPAGINFFKYDWKKEAWNLFFVLGIFFGGLIASQFLLNPGEITVNPELKTELAGYGITDYSNLVPGQLMNFESLFTLRGFIMMVIGGFLVGFGTRYAGGCTSGHAIMGLSNLQWPSLVATICFMIGGFLMANLILPFILSL; translated from the coding sequence ATGTTGGAGATTATAAAAGAACCTTGGCCCTGGTATATAGCAGGACCTTTGATTGGGCTTACCGTTCCCGCTCTTCTTATCCTCGGAAATAAATCTTTCGGGATCAGTTCATCACTGAGACATATTTGTGCCGCCTGTGTTCCTGCCGGAATCAACTTCTTTAAGTATGATTGGAAAAAAGAAGCCTGGAACCTGTTTTTTGTGCTCGGAATTTTCTTCGGAGGACTGATCGCTTCTCAATTTCTTCTCAATCCTGGAGAAATTACCGTAAATCCGGAACTGAAAACTGAGCTGGCAGGCTATGGAATTACAGATTATAGCAATCTCGTTCCCGGTCAGCTGATGAATTTTGAAAGTCTTTTTACCCTGAGAGGATTTATCATGATGGTCATCGGCGGATTTCTTGTGGGGTTTGGAACCAGATATGCAGGAGGCTGCACAAGTGGTCATGCGATTATGGGACTTTCAAATCTGCAATGGCCGTCATTGGTGGCAACCATATGCTTTATGATTGGTGGGTTTTTAATGGCTAACTTGATATTACCTTTTATTCTTTCATTATAA
- a CDS encoding glycoside hydrolase family 20 protein: MVRNLLLFFVVLSNVILAQNKLNLIPYPQKIEVLKGEFIIPETLLLSGDLPKEETEYFKKRLGSMMKFQYAQKGSGTHLTNSIIPPVSVTDVEKKKEYYSIEISPKQIHVNSYSRQGYFLALQTLIQLFEDHQADRKIPVLKIEDQPKFSWRGMHLDVCRHFFTVDEVKQYIDYLAMYKLNTFHWHLTDDQGWRIEIKKYPKLTQLGSKRKESMIGAYVDNTFDGKPYGPFFYTQEQIKDVVKYAQQRHITVVPEIEMPGHALAALTAYPELACTKGPFEPATKWGVFDDVFCPKEETFTFLENVLDEVMKLFPSQYIHIGGDECPKTRWKECAHCQELIKKNNLKDEHGLQSYFIHRIEKYVNSKGRKIIGWDEILEGGLAPNAAVMSWTGVNGGIEAAKSGHFAVMTPGAFCYFDHYQGDPQSEPNAFGGFTPLDKIYSYNPIPSELNAEQAKYIMGVQANLWTEYITDFRQVQYMIFPRLMALSEVSWGTSDPKNYKEFENRVIDQFKVLDKMKVNYARSIYNLSGKVIPSSNGIAYELSTSQNSDGIRYTLDGTDPSINSKTYQGPVSIPGSLTIKSAYFEDGKLKSAVSSQQFTISKATGKNITLEQQPSENYSFGGAFTLVDGIIGNTRQLGKTWLGFQGKDVTAVIDFGQKTNFSEVYFNTLENKGSWIHLANSAQIFVSDDNRNFKTIKEIGKEEIQKAKGKIKLGVGSQNSRYIKVKIENAGIIPSGNPGADSKAWLFVDEIGVN; this comes from the coding sequence ATGGTACGAAATCTTTTATTATTTTTTGTAGTACTTTCAAACGTAATTTTAGCTCAAAATAAATTGAACCTAATTCCTTATCCCCAGAAAATTGAAGTTTTAAAAGGAGAGTTTATTATTCCTGAGACTTTATTATTAAGCGGTGACCTGCCCAAAGAAGAAACGGAATATTTCAAAAAACGTTTGGGTTCTATGATGAAGTTTCAATACGCTCAAAAGGGTAGTGGGACGCATCTGACGAACTCCATCATTCCTCCGGTTTCTGTAACAGATGTCGAAAAGAAAAAAGAATATTACTCTATAGAAATTTCTCCAAAACAGATTCACGTAAATTCTTACTCCCGACAAGGATATTTTCTGGCACTTCAGACTTTAATTCAATTATTTGAAGATCACCAGGCTGACAGGAAAATTCCTGTTTTAAAAATTGAAGATCAGCCAAAGTTTTCATGGCGTGGAATGCACCTGGATGTCTGCCGTCACTTTTTTACGGTAGATGAGGTAAAGCAATACATTGACTATCTGGCAATGTACAAGCTGAATACTTTTCACTGGCATCTAACGGATGATCAGGGCTGGAGAATTGAGATTAAAAAATATCCGAAGCTTACCCAATTAGGGTCAAAACGTAAAGAATCCATGATCGGGGCTTATGTAGATAATACATTTGACGGAAAACCATACGGGCCGTTTTTCTATACTCAGGAACAGATTAAAGACGTTGTGAAATATGCACAGCAAAGACATATCACCGTAGTTCCGGAAATTGAAATGCCGGGACACGCTCTTGCCGCCCTTACTGCATATCCAGAATTAGCGTGTACCAAAGGCCCTTTTGAACCGGCTACGAAATGGGGCGTATTTGATGATGTTTTCTGTCCCAAAGAAGAGACATTCACGTTTCTTGAGAATGTTCTGGATGAAGTGATGAAGCTTTTCCCGTCACAATACATTCACATCGGGGGTGATGAATGCCCGAAAACAAGATGGAAAGAATGTGCCCACTGCCAGGAACTGATTAAGAAAAATAATTTAAAGGACGAACATGGTCTTCAGAGCTATTTCATTCATAGAATTGAAAAATATGTGAACAGTAAAGGAAGAAAAATCATTGGCTGGGATGAAATTTTAGAAGGTGGTCTGGCTCCAAATGCTGCCGTAATGAGCTGGACAGGCGTAAACGGAGGCATTGAAGCCGCAAAATCAGGACATTTCGCGGTAATGACACCAGGAGCCTTTTGCTATTTTGATCATTATCAGGGCGATCCACAGTCGGAACCCAATGCTTTCGGCGGATTTACCCCACTGGACAAGATCTATTCCTACAACCCCATTCCTTCTGAGCTGAATGCTGAACAGGCCAAATACATCATGGGAGTACAGGCTAATCTGTGGACTGAATATATTACTGATTTCAGACAGGTGCAGTATATGATTTTCCCAAGACTGATGGCACTTTCCGAGGTTAGTTGGGGTACATCGGACCCAAAAAACTATAAAGAATTTGAAAACCGGGTGATTGATCAGTTTAAAGTTCTGGATAAAATGAAAGTGAACTATGCCAGAAGCATCTACAACCTTTCAGGAAAAGTAATTCCTTCTAGTAATGGTATTGCTTACGAACTGTCGACTTCACAAAACTCAGACGGAATCCGCTATACTTTAGACGGAACAGATCCGTCGATAAATTCTAAAACTTATCAGGGGCCTGTTTCAATTCCGGGTTCTTTAACCATTAAATCAGCTTATTTTGAAGATGGCAAGCTGAAAAGTGCAGTTTCATCACAGCAGTTTACCATCTCAAAAGCAACGGGAAAAAATATAACCCTTGAGCAGCAGCCAAGTGAGAATTATTCTTTCGGAGGAGCCTTTACTTTGGTGGACGGAATTATCGGAAACACCAGACAGTTGGGCAAAACATGGCTTGGATTTCAGGGAAAAGATGTTACCGCAGTAATTGATTTCGGACAGAAAACCAACTTTTCAGAAGTTTATTTCAATACTTTAGAAAACAAGGGAAGCTGGATCCACCTGGCCAATTCCGCACAGATTTTCGTTTCCGATGATAACCGGAATTTCAAAACGATCAAAGAGATTGGTAAAGAAGAAATTCAGAAAGCCAAAGGGAAAATTAAATTGGGAGTCGGCAGTCAGAATTCAAGATACATCAAAGTTAAAATAGAAAACGCAGGAATCATTCCATCCGGAAATCCCGGTGCCGATTCCAAAGCCTGGCTGTTTGTTGACGAAATTGGCGTAAATTAA
- a CDS encoding Crp/Fnr family transcriptional regulator, with protein MQESVLSSEFSSSPELVEKLYQNGITKHYHEGDIILDENASIRSIPIVMKGMMKVIRTEEDGREILLYYIKSGESCIMSFLGGMHNEKSVVKAEVEEDSEILFLPVDKVSLFIKEHPEWLDYIFRLYHKRFEELLDIINAIAFKKVDERLLDLLNKKAELTQSQTITTTHEQLANELGTARVVVSRLLKQLEDAGRVKLGRNKIILLS; from the coding sequence ATGCAGGAGTCTGTACTTTCGTCCGAATTTTCCTCTTCACCGGAGCTTGTAGAAAAGCTTTATCAGAACGGTATCACCAAACATTATCATGAAGGGGATATTATTCTAGATGAGAATGCTTCTATCCGTTCCATTCCAATCGTGATGAAAGGAATGATGAAAGTGATCAGAACAGAAGAGGATGGGCGCGAGATCCTGCTGTACTATATCAAATCCGGAGAAAGCTGTATCATGTCTTTCCTCGGCGGAATGCATAATGAAAAAAGTGTTGTAAAAGCAGAAGTGGAAGAAGATTCCGAAATTCTTTTCCTGCCGGTAGATAAAGTTTCATTATTCATCAAAGAACATCCGGAATGGCTGGATTATATTTTCAGGCTTTATCATAAACGTTTTGAAGAACTGCTGGATATTATCAATGCCATTGCTTTTAAAAAAGTAGACGAAAGACTGCTCGATCTGTTGAATAAAAAAGCAGAACTTACCCAATCCCAAACCATCACCACGACCCATGAACAGCTTGCCAATGAACTGGGAACCGCCAGGGTAGTCGTCTCAAGGCTCCTCAAACAGCTGGAAGACGCAGGTAGAGTAAAGCTTGGCAGAAATAAAATTATTCTTCTTTCATAA
- a CDS encoding DUF4197 domain-containing protein: MRKSILLAAGLLFSISAQAQLFDIIKSTVKDKTGVDLENPSKTKNSTTTTPVATTPTKNSSVNLGSLTSTQISSGLKEALSMGVTDGVKKLALTDGFLKNEAVKILMPEKLRKIDNTLRSIGMGSLADEGVKLLNRAAEDAVTEAAPIFTKAITSMTITDAKNILLGSDNAATNYLQSKTQSQLFTAFQPKVKASLGKVGADTVWKNLISKYNTFTGQSVTTDLNEYVTTETINGVFKMVADKESGIRNTPAMRTTSILQKVFGAQDQK; encoded by the coding sequence ATGAGAAAAAGCATTTTGCTGGCGGCCGGTTTATTATTTTCTATTTCTGCGCAGGCACAACTCTTCGATATTATTAAATCTACAGTAAAAGATAAAACAGGTGTGGATCTTGAAAATCCGTCGAAAACAAAAAATTCCACAACAACAACTCCAGTGGCTACTACTCCCACCAAAAACTCATCTGTGAATCTGGGGAGTCTTACTTCTACACAGATTTCATCAGGGTTAAAAGAGGCTTTAAGCATGGGGGTTACCGATGGTGTAAAGAAGCTGGCTCTTACTGATGGTTTCTTAAAGAATGAAGCGGTGAAGATTTTAATGCCTGAGAAATTAAGAAAAATAGACAATACTTTACGTTCTATAGGAATGGGAAGTCTGGCTGATGAAGGCGTAAAACTTTTAAACAGGGCCGCTGAAGATGCCGTAACAGAAGCTGCTCCAATTTTCACTAAAGCAATCACTTCTATGACGATTACTGATGCAAAAAATATTTTGTTAGGCAGTGATAACGCAGCGACTAATTATCTTCAGAGTAAAACCCAAAGCCAGTTGTTCACAGCTTTTCAGCCTAAGGTAAAAGCGTCCCTCGGGAAAGTAGGCGCTGATACGGTATGGAAAAACCTGATCTCCAAGTACAATACATTTACAGGGCAGTCGGTAACGACTGATCTTAATGAGTATGTGACTACAGAAACGATTAATGGGGTTTTCAAAATGGTAGCTGATAAAGAAAGCGGTATCAGAAATACTCCGGCGATGAGAACTACAAGCATTTTGCAGAAAGTTTTCGGAGCACAAGATCAGAAATAA
- a CDS encoding sulfite exporter TauE/SafE family protein, producing the protein MEIIGYTSAVLIGISLGLIGGGGSILTVPVLVYLFGLDAFLAAEYSLFIVGISSAAGSLAYLKNGQVDLKTAVVFGIPSIISIFLTRIYIVPLIPVEVLRAGDFALTRNTFLLLIFAVLMIVASYKMIRKNKNENTAVIKENIFLAAGEGSLIGVLTGLVGAGGGFMIIPALVGLLKIPMKTAVGTSLVIISLNSLIGFSSSVGNTVIEWKFLISIAGIAVIGIIIGSYFSGKIDGKKLKPAFGWFIMVMGVYIIFKEIFF; encoded by the coding sequence ATGGAAATTATAGGCTACACGTCAGCAGTTTTAATAGGAATTTCTCTGGGGTTAATAGGTGGGGGAGGCAGTATTCTCACGGTTCCGGTTCTGGTTTACCTTTTTGGATTGGATGCTTTTCTGGCAGCAGAATATTCACTTTTTATCGTAGGAATAAGCAGTGCCGCTGGATCTCTGGCTTATCTTAAGAATGGGCAGGTTGATCTTAAAACAGCAGTGGTTTTTGGAATTCCTTCCATTATCTCCATTTTTCTTACCAGGATTTATATTGTGCCTTTGATTCCGGTGGAGGTTTTAAGAGCAGGAGATTTTGCTTTAACAAGAAACACTTTTTTATTACTCATTTTTGCCGTTCTGATGATCGTTGCCTCTTATAAAATGATCAGAAAAAATAAAAATGAAAATACAGCTGTTATAAAAGAAAATATTTTTCTGGCAGCAGGAGAAGGGTCTCTTATCGGGGTCTTAACAGGCCTGGTAGGAGCCGGTGGCGGGTTTATGATTATTCCTGCTTTGGTAGGACTGTTAAAAATACCGATGAAAACGGCAGTAGGAACCTCTTTAGTCATTATTTCTCTGAATTCGTTAATAGGATTTTCCTCATCAGTAGGTAATACCGTAATCGAATGGAAATTTTTAATTTCTATTGCAGGAATTGCCGTTATAGGAATCATCATCGGTTCTTATTTCTCCGGGAAGATTGATGGTAAAAAACTGAAACCTGCATTCGGATGGTTTATTATGGTGATGGGAGTGTATATTATTTTTAAAGAAATCTTCTTTTAA
- a CDS encoding TolC family protein, with protein sequence MYRKLIILGILSVGLTSCIGYKEPTKENINQLKENSEIAAHVTIPDDWIFDRETNSRSLSYGWITDLKTPQLEILIKEGMLYNADLIIAREKLNQIELAMEIAGSNLYPSVSAVANTSNNLVSESQIRRLALKASWEIDLWGKNKSAQMASISDYFSVKHQNTLLHQSIAAMIAKAYYLNIAGNIQEDKIESYIQQTKELEKLYMIQKKVGTANALDLSNISAEIISLEGYLEKIRNANTQSRRSLELLTGRYPEGKLATQHSFEPVENDIPESFPLELLENRSDIQAYHFQIEKAFYEVQQAKAARLPSLTISSSLGTAGSNVEAINSIFSNPLLRVGGGLVSPLFNGGKLKKNVEIKNSRQKQVVEEYSKAVLNALNEVESSLANLQSVEKQMSYNRKAIDELKNNINLTRKQIKVGTNNSFVLIRKQRDLLKNEMNLINLELQDKMERINLYMALGAKNFIYS encoded by the coding sequence ATGTATAGAAAGTTAATTATACTTGGGATCCTTTCTGTAGGTTTAACATCCTGCATAGGCTACAAAGAGCCTACCAAAGAAAATATAAACCAGCTTAAGGAAAACAGTGAAATCGCTGCTCATGTAACTATTCCCGATGACTGGATCTTCGACAGGGAGACTAATTCCAGGTCACTATCTTATGGATGGATTACAGATCTTAAAACGCCTCAGCTGGAAATACTGATTAAGGAAGGAATGCTGTACAATGCAGATCTTATTATTGCCAGAGAAAAGCTTAACCAGATTGAACTGGCTATGGAAATTGCGGGAAGCAATCTTTATCCGAGCGTCAGTGCTGTTGCCAACACCTCTAATAATCTGGTGAGTGAAAGCCAGATCCGGCGTCTTGCTTTAAAAGCCAGCTGGGAAATAGATCTGTGGGGTAAAAATAAATCAGCTCAAATGGCCAGCATAAGTGATTATTTTTCTGTGAAACATCAGAATACTCTGTTACATCAGTCCATAGCTGCGATGATTGCTAAAGCCTATTACCTGAATATTGCAGGAAACATTCAGGAGGATAAAATAGAAAGTTATATTCAGCAGACAAAGGAGTTGGAAAAGCTCTATATGATCCAGAAAAAAGTAGGAACAGCCAATGCTCTGGATCTGTCTAATATTTCTGCGGAAATTATTTCCCTGGAGGGCTATCTGGAAAAGATCAGAAATGCCAATACCCAATCCAGAAGATCTCTTGAGCTTCTCACCGGAAGATATCCGGAAGGAAAACTGGCCACACAACATTCTTTTGAGCCTGTAGAAAATGATATCCCTGAATCTTTCCCACTGGAATTATTAGAAAACAGATCAGATATACAGGCTTATCATTTCCAGATAGAAAAAGCTTTTTATGAAGTCCAGCAGGCCAAAGCTGCCAGGCTTCCATCACTTACCATAAGTTCTTCTCTGGGAACAGCAGGCAGCAATGTAGAAGCTATCAACTCTATATTTTCCAATCCGCTGCTCCGGGTAGGCGGAGGACTTGTTTCTCCTTTGTTCAACGGCGGAAAACTGAAAAAGAATGTGGAAATAAAGAATTCCCGGCAGAAACAGGTTGTTGAAGAATATTCAAAGGCTGTTCTGAACGCATTGAACGAAGTGGAATCTTCATTAGCTAATTTACAGTCTGTTGAAAAGCAGATGAGTTATAACCGCAAAGCCATTGATGAACTGAAAAATAATATTAATCTCACCCGAAAGCAGATTAAAGTGGGAACCAATAACAGTTTTGTACTGATCAGAAAACAGAGGGATCTTCTTAAAAATGAAATGAACCTCATCAATCTGGAACTTCAGGACAAAATGGAACGGATTAATCTTTATATGGCTTTAGGAGCAAAAAACTTCATTTATTCATAA
- a CDS encoding MBL fold metallo-hydrolase, with protein MKIEQIYTGCLAQGAYYIVSEGEAAIIDPLRETKPYLEKLKKDGVKLKYIFETHFHADFVSGHIDLSRETGAPIVYGTSAEPEFEAVIAEDGQVFEIGKIRIKVLYTPGHTLESASYLLIDEGGKEKALFSGDTLFLGDVGRPDLAQKAADMTPEELAGLLYDSLYQKILPLNGDIMVYPAHGSGSACGKNMQKETADTLENQKKTNYALNQPDKESFIREVLDGLLPPPAYFGMNVVMNKKGYSSFDEVLSKSLHALSPQQFEEIAEASGALIVDVRNNRKFAKGFIPQSINIGLDGDFAPWAGALIADVSQPILLVADEENEEESVTRLSRVGFDNVLGFLKGSFNAWKNSGREIDAVNRITAEQFEKEIKGKYTKIIDVRKESEYDAEHIEGAYSRPLAYINEWIGEIDPEEHFYLHCAGGYRSMIAAGILQVRGYRNFTDIEGGFNAIAETGIPKSNFVCPSKILNQ; from the coding sequence ATGAAAATAGAACAGATTTATACAGGATGTCTGGCACAAGGAGCTTATTATATTGTATCAGAAGGTGAAGCGGCTATTATTGATCCGTTACGTGAAACAAAACCCTATCTGGAAAAGTTGAAAAAAGATGGCGTAAAACTGAAATATATTTTTGAAACCCATTTTCATGCAGATTTTGTAAGCGGACATATAGACCTGAGCAGAGAAACCGGAGCTCCTATCGTCTATGGGACTTCTGCAGAACCGGAATTTGAGGCGGTCATTGCTGAAGACGGACAAGTATTTGAAATCGGGAAAATCAGAATAAAAGTATTGTATACCCCGGGACATACTCTGGAAAGTGCTTCTTATCTGCTGATTGATGAAGGAGGAAAAGAAAAAGCGTTATTTAGCGGAGATACCTTATTTTTGGGAGATGTAGGGCGTCCGGATCTGGCCCAGAAAGCTGCCGATATGACCCCGGAAGAGCTGGCAGGATTGCTGTATGACAGTTTATATCAGAAGATTCTTCCTTTAAACGGAGATATTATGGTATATCCGGCACACGGTTCAGGCTCAGCATGTGGTAAAAATATGCAGAAAGAAACGGCAGATACTCTGGAGAATCAGAAAAAAACGAATTATGCTCTGAATCAGCCGGATAAAGAATCATTCATCAGAGAAGTTCTTGATGGATTGCTGCCACCACCTGCTTACTTCGGAATGAATGTAGTGATGAATAAAAAAGGGTACAGCAGCTTTGATGAGGTATTGTCTAAAAGTCTGCATGCCTTATCACCACAACAGTTTGAAGAAATAGCGGAAGCGTCCGGTGCCTTAATTGTAGATGTAAGAAATAACAGAAAATTTGCCAAAGGTTTTATACCGCAATCCATAAATATAGGTCTTGACGGTGATTTTGCACCATGGGCAGGAGCACTGATTGCAGATGTAAGCCAGCCAATACTGCTGGTTGCAGATGAAGAAAACGAAGAAGAATCGGTTACCAGACTCAGTCGTGTTGGTTTTGATAATGTCCTGGGTTTTCTGAAAGGAAGTTTTAACGCCTGGAAAAACAGCGGAAGAGAAATAGACGCTGTCAACCGTATCACAGCAGAACAGTTTGAGAAAGAAATAAAAGGAAAATATACTAAGATCATCGATGTAAGAAAGGAAAGTGAATACGATGCAGAACATATCGAAGGGGCATATAGCAGACCTCTGGCCTATATCAATGAATGGATTGGTGAAATAGATCCCGAAGAACATTTTTATCTGCACTGCGCCGGAGGGTATAGAAGTATGATCGCAGCCGGAATTCTTCAGGTAAGGGGATACAGAAATTTTACCGATATTGAAGGAGGATTCAATGCTATTGCAGAAACCGGTATTCCGAAAAGTAATTTCGTATGCCCGTCTAAAATTTTAAACCAATAA